CAAAATAGCCCCATAAATTCGTAGAAGCGGTGCCCCCTCGTCAAGGTATTTGTGCGAATATATATAATAGTTTTGGAAGGTACCCAAATATAAAATTAAATTACAATAATAAGAattctaagtatatgaaagctAAAGAACCCCAATCTTTGGCGCAAGAAGAATGGGTGATCCATATCATATTGGATTGGTTCTACTTTCCCTCTTTTTACTTGATCCCATATGTTCCCATGGAATGATTTAAAAAGTTTTATGCACGGCTTAATTGGTCATGATTTCTGTTTTATCTTTTTATCTTTcttttgctttttgtttgttttgagaaagatatgGTTGGACTCTCCTTCTATTGATTATGTTTCGACCAAGATGTATGGATCGATCATGGTTTATTTACAATTATAAGTTACATGCCTATTCATGTGTCATTTGGGATAAATCTCCAATTATCACCCCTATGAGATGTATAATATGTCTCTTCTTAATGGTCTAACAGAGCCAATATGCATTAACTATTGGCCCTTTAAATTAGCATATTTCTTTAGAAAGACGGCCTTTTTTTCTTTCATACCACAACATAGACAATGATGTGATGAAATTCCATTTTTGCGGCACATTAGTTTATTTTACTATGTTATCTTGTACTTTAATTCAATTTTAATGTTTATAATGAAGTCTATCTATTTGTATTAAATCCAAGGAAACCCAAACTTAGTTGTGAAATAACTTTATAAGAAATCCGGACACTAGCAATCCTTAAACATTCATGGAAATCACACTTGAGATATACTAAATCCAGCAACggttgattgaaaattaagataatAAGCTAAATAATCTTGACTTCACCTTTTATTCATTCTAAAATCCTCTTTAGCATCTGGCTTTTCATTAAAATAGTACGTTAGATGCGTTGATGTTCTACGCAAAAACTATTGTTGATTCGattaataaataaaataaaatttgggTTCCATATTCATCCTCTCGGTTCCTGCATTCGTCTTCTAGGTTATCATATTTATATTTTGAATCTTCCTCTCAAGTCCTGTATACACGCTTTAGGGTCCTATATCTCGCAATGAATCTATTGACCATAAAAAAGTGTCCTTTCTCGATAAATTTAGATACATTAAAACTAAGCACTCTAGGAGCCTCTCAGGCCATGAACGTTTTTAGCTGTTAGATCGCATCCTGAGAATGTTTTTGGCCGTCAGATGCAGTTAATTCACGCTAAACTGGACCAAACGTTTTATGGGCTGCTACTCCCGTGACAAAATCGCATATTTCTGATTAACCGAGCCTTTATCGTGGAAGAAGCCCATTTAGCCGCATTGCTCCAGCATATTTGTTTCCGAGCTTCCTCACCCCACATAACACAACGCGCTAGCTTCTGCCCGGCGTTGTGAAGCGATAACGACATTGAAGGGGCAACATTTGAGCATCATGGGCGGCTATTGCAGATCCGCTAGCGTTAAAGCGAGGAGTAATGCTTGCCGGAAAAAAAAGCGAGGAGTAATGCTGTCGTTGCTAAAATCCATTAATTCCACCCTTGCCACTCACTGGCCTACTCGTCTTCTCCTTTATTTAGTTTGCGTGGCGGTGCCCCTCCATCTCCCCGgacctccttttccttgtcttcgTGGAGTGCTGCTGCTGCCATCCCGCCCACTAGGAAGACCATACGTTGCCACCACTGACCTTATGGCTGAagcccctcgtacctgcacaattgGCAGGAAGGTGCCATCACGGGAAGTTTGGGAATTGGTTTGGGCACTCGGGTCATGGCTGCTGGTGTTGTCCACTTCAAATTGATGTCAAATCCCATCCTCCAAGCTAACCAGACAACCAGGTTTCACCTTCATTAAACTTTGTTTCTTCCCATCTATAAGACTGTAACTTACCTCTTATAATAGTTCATGGAATCCGTTACTTTGAGTGATACAGATgccaataaaaaatttgtatgattagGTAGAGGAGATATCCGTGGAGAAAACAGATGTGCAGGTATGAAGGATCTTTCTAAGAATTCTGCAGTGGCGAAATAATTGGATGTTTAGAGAAGATGATGACTGTATGCTCTCTTCAGTGTTAGTACCATCATGTCACCATCCTCAATTCCTCATAGATAGTTGTGTTTTACGCTTCTGTTTGGTAGTGCTATTTCCATTTTTACTGTGTGAAAGGAACTTACTAGCAAACGTCTGAAGatttataatacctaaatagtttatCCCTACTAAACTAATTCTCTTGACATGCAAACTATCCAAGTAAGCAATGTAGCCACGTCACCAACTCTCCACCCACATCCTGCATGCATGTGTTCCGTTTGCACCATGAATACGGATGGACATCGAGACTTCTCTCGAGTTTGAAACGGCTGGGCGTTTTTCATTCTTCTTCTCTCGTGCTGGGTTCCTGCACGCAATAGCCTGCAGGGCCAATCAAACGCCAACAACTGTATTTGTGGACCCCACCACACATAAAACAACTTCCTTCTAATTTACCGACTATATTTTCTCTTACCTTATCCACGCGACCAATGCCGTGAGGTCCATCCGACCGGACCATGGCAGTGTCGCGGCTaggattttttgtccaaaaggaccccctgCCGAGATGAATTGACAAAAAAAGACTACCTCTGGATTATTTTGACAAAAAGGACCCCCTCAGcggtggcggcaggcgcggcaggtgacacgtggcacctgccgccacaccAGGAGGCGGCGGGCCCTGCCGCCACCGCCGGTGGCGGCCACCCAGCAAGAACGGATTCCCCATAGTGCGTCGCGGCGTGACGGAACGGGGCGGGCCAGGTGGGCCCTGCCGCCACCGGGCGAAGCGGCCAGCCCTGGCGCGGTCGCTGCCTGGCCGACAGCCTCTGCTGCGCCCGGGCCCCGCCAGTGGGCCTCGCCGCCACTGGCTGAGGCGGCATCCTCCTGGCGCGCTGGCTGGCCGACAGCCTCTGCTGCGCGCGGGCCGAGGCGCGGGCCAGGCCGCTACTGTTGCTGGCGGCATCTTTTGTTCTGCATGCGTGGCAACACTGATTTCGTGACTGACGGCGCTGATTCCGATACAAACTTCGCTCATTCCGATGATTCGAAAATTGATGCTGATAGCCTGCTTTTGCTTGTTTTGCTTGAGTCATGCGCGGCTACAGGTTCCCTGTTGCAGACTTAGCTAATTCCCTCGCGCATGCTGGCTATTGCTTGAGAGGACGCGACGGCACTGCAGAAATACACTCACTCGTTGCGGGAATCCGAGGTTTCCTgttgtgccgacactacagggatcctaAAATATCCTATAAAAGAAGACACCGAGGCTCTCGTCCAGCCATCCTAGAAATCGTCTGAGCCTATAAAAGAAGACACTGAGGCTCTCGTCCAGCCATCCTAGAATTCGCCAGTGCGCAAAGTGTGTAACACATTTTTTCAGTCGATATGAGTTTGCCTTGTTCGGATCAAAGCATTAGGCCGAGGAAAATGAAGAATGCTAGTTTGCCTTCTGGGGTGGCAGTCCTGCGGTGTTGGTGTGGCgatctttgcaaggtgaaggaggtgacggatttttcagattggttgggcatgaagtttttcatgtgcgccaattatgaggaagatcctgccgtagctatttcagagtacgacaagcctccggtatgctttaaccatcacgaatagatattgttggtattttcattgattctttagtaacattcttgtttcttgttgtagtcttctccgcctctgtgcatgtactatcattggattgacacggagaagccggcttgggcagtgactgagattcgtgaaagaagtcgccgtgcgtggaatagtttatttgcggaagagcgacgcaagaaggcggaagctgaggagaaagcagagcaagagagagagttaaAAGAATACTATGCGGAGCAACACCGTTTTTTCAGGAAATGGGATAGAAAAACAGGGAAGAGGCTCGTCGCATGGAGGAGCAGGAACGACAGCGAAAGGAGGCTCGTGAGGCGGAGaggcagagaaagaaagaaagggctcgtgaggccaaggcagcagaaaaagctggcgatggaaaaggaaaatatccacGCTGGACTCAGTAGATTCCTGTGGTAGTATTTTAAATTTCGCAATCATTTGTATCTTTATTTTTGTACTTTAATGTAGCTTTATTTCAGGAGTTAAATGTAGGTTTATTCCTACAatgtatcttattttcagttgtGCCGTGTCGTTGTGGAAAAAATATAGTTTTAGAATAAAGTAGTGGcattttctttccctccactaatatcgaacatcgtgcaacaactacaaaataaaattaagatagaacataatgccctacaataagagagtacaaactaataatgcaagtacatccgaattaaacggtagaactggaatacagcttaaaaactacatgaaggcatcatcgtcattctccatcgatgcagaactcttgcccttcgaggatgtaGAACTCTTACCCTTGGACGATGCACAACTCTTGCTCTTCGAGGATGCAGTACTCTTGCCCttagacgatgcagaactctttccctttgatgatgcagcacccggaagcggcggcatgaagatatcatcttcatcctcgctctcctcagtccataaaaatggatgattttctgcagtccttctgaaagtttcactcttcggctccactacattcttccaccttgcacgcaacctaagaagttctttacgtacctcctcataggtcctttcaggccacccagacctacgtaattggtgagccaactcattcattatggtgtcactaccggtgagttcgtcccatggaactatcctattgtccatcctgaaatcggtagctagcctcagaagagtcctgctcatcccagggtgaaaactacgatcgaaaggataatgggacatctcgactacactacactcgaatgcttatccacctccgtctaaagggggttttataggtagagaggagaaaatggcgggaaagaacgagggcagtatggcgggaaaggggtggcgggaacatatggcgggaaacgagtggcggggacatatggagggaaagcgttggcgggaaacgggtggcgggaacatatggagggaaagcgttggcggggaaaatattgaggggaaagGGTTGCGCGAAAACATAAGCCGAAGAGTGGAGCGGGATAGTATGGCGGGAGATATAGGCGGGAAAAATTGTTCCTGACTGGTGCATTTTTATTTCAGCATACATAGATGTTCAAATCGAAAAGTCTGATACAGACATATGTAGATACAATGGGTCGCACATAGATGAATCATTGTAGTCGACGACGGCCAGCTGGCCTTCCCTTCGGGCCGGAAAGCTCCAAGCGATTAGGTGGTCGAGGTACACGAAGACCGTGACCGTACTCCAATTGGTCTTCCTGTGTCTGCGACTCTTGCATAGGTGGTGGAGTCTGTAAACCTTGTTGCGAACCTGATGCGTAATTGTAGGCGTATGGTTGTTGTGACTTCTCGGGGATAAAAGATGGCCCAATAACGTCTTCTCTGAAGAAATCTGTATCTACAGCGTAAACATTGTCGCCAGGTTGGGTGTACTCATCGTTCCAATTTATATCAGGTATGCCCTGCACATAGAAACATTGTAAACAAAATCTGTTAGAGGATAATATGTAATATCACTGTAAATGCATTAAAATGTAAACATGACTACCTGATCAGATCCCTCGCCTGTACTGTCTGGACATTCTACCTGGTACTGGTTTAAATCTGGGACACGAGTCTCCTCGGGCATGGAGATCCCTCGCGTGGAGAGATACGGCTGAGATCCCTCACCTTGAGTATATGTGCCATATCCTGTGTATGCATATGGGTTTGGGAAAAGATACAGCTCGGGCATCGAATCCAAGCCCATGCCATGGTCCTGCGATGTCTGCCCCTGATGAAGCAGCACTGAAGAAGAGCCATGTAGTGGCAGAGAAGAGTCATATCGTGGCAATGTCGTTGTAGTACTCGGACCCTCCCCCCGCTGCCCATGGCTTGTACGCGCCTCGCTCGGTCTGGACGACGGCGCCGCACTTGGTCTGGCTGACCTCGGTACTGGCATGTTCTACGCTCCAGTGACAACGTCGTCGCCTCTACCACATCTCAACTTTGTTGCAATGTATTCTTTAACACGTTTATTGAATGACTTGACAGCCCTGGGCGGCATGCTTTCCGTCGCCATCTGCCCTATATCGTGAGCAGTTTGAAGCTGGAAAAAAATATTTTGTTGTTATTTGGTTGAAATGATTATGAAATGATGGACCTGAAAAAATTACTAGTGATTACCACCCGGTCATGAAAGTAAGCTGCATGCAGCTCGACAGGTCTCTGCATCTGCTCCTCGTGCGTGAGATTTGTTGGTATCGTAGCTGGTTGACCGGCCAGGCTTGTACGCGTGTTGATGCAGTACCACTGCTTGTACGCTTGAGTTGTACTTCCATCATACGGTCTGCAAATTATAACATCAACCGTTGTGATGAATAATGTAAATAAAATGTAAATAAATGTACCTAAGTTGATACACTATATCTGCTAGCGCGTCATTTTCCCACTTCTGTACCCATTGAATGTTGCGCTCCCTCCAATCGTAAAGACTCCAACCGTGGCCCATATTGCTTAGCCTGCAAATTATGTAACAAAGTGTGAGTTTAGTAAATTAAAAAGGACACTAACTATTTAGGGAGGTCACATCTTACTTATGGGTTTCCTCGTCAGTACATCTTGGAAAAGGTGGTGGAATCTCCTGATACAGACCGAACTGTCTCATGACACGCTCTGGGTTGTAAGGCTCAACACACCATATGAACAATAAGTAGCAATGAGTCAGCCAGAATGCACTATCGGTCAACATGCCTGGTGTGATGGGTCGTATATTAAAGACCATCTATACATGCTCCTGAGTCCATGGGTTCCATGTGACTACAGACTCATCAAGTGCCTCAAACTGCTGGTGGTATATAGGGTAACAATTTTTCGCAATACTTGGAGACCAATGTTTCCGTGCCCTTGTCCACCTGCTCGCCATAGTTACACAGCTGCCCTCGCCATAGTCGTATGGGTGTATGGGATTTGTTATACGAGGTCGTCCTACAGGGAGGTACTCCCAGGACCACAACTGTAGAAACTCGTAGGGGACACAAAGTAATGGAGTTTTTTTTGCGAAGGAAGTTTTTTGTGTGGCATCACACAAGCCTCTATATGTATGAGATAGAATGGCAGAACCGAAGCTGTATTTTGGATGCTCGGGTAAAGGTTCATCTACCATCTTCTCCACAATGTAGATGAGACCAGGGAGAAGTACGTCCCCATGTGAATTTGGAAACATAACCCCGAGGAGCCACAACAAATACGCAAACAAATGTATTTTCCTCGTCTCAGAATCAGCGAAGCTAGAAATATTAAGAAAGTTATCATGAAGCCAGGTGAGTGGGATGCCACGAGGGCCACCAGTACGTTGTGATTCTGGCATTGTCATCCCAAGACGGTCTGATATATTTTGTGCCCAAGTTTTAGACACTCGTGGAGAGACTAACGGCTCGCCTCTAATTGGCAGAGCAAGGATCATAGAAACATCTTTCAGTGTAGGTGCAAGCCCCCAAAACGAAAGTGAAAGGTGTGGGTTTTAGGTCTCCACCGGTCAACGAGGGATGTCAAAAGGGATGGGTCCGAACGTAACTGGGATTGGTCTTTGCTTGATGTGAGCCTAGCAAAAGCATGTAGTCCATAAGCGTCAAGGTGAGGAATGAAATAATTGTGTATTGGCCAAGTTTTCTTTATGGTTCGAAGTCTGAAACTCCGATAATCATGTTCTTTATTTGGGTTCAAAAATAGATGGCAACAGTGGCCGACGTCATGGGGCCCCTCCAAAAGCCGCGGCACTTCAGCCATAGCCTGCACACAAACATACAAAGAAAATACAAAGAGATTCAATGTACAATAAATATAAATACAATAATACAAAGAGATTCAATAGTACAAAAGAGATATAATTTACATTAATTAGCTGAAGTTAACATCATGGGTAAATAATACAAAGAGATTCAATAGTACAAAGAGATATAATTTACATTAATTAGCTGAAGTTAACATCACGGGTACAATAATACAAAGAGATTCAatttaaaataaatataaatacaATAACACATCATGCGGTGTTGTTCGCTCGATACGGGCATTTCCTACGTGAATGTCCAGGACACCTACAAACGCGGCATCGCCTTGGTTCTCCCATCTGCCTATGGTCCATGTCATTGCGATGACGCCTAGACTGACGTCGTCCCTTGGCGGTTCTCATCAATTCGGCGTTCGGAACCCATTTTGGCCCATCTGGCCACAACATTTTGTAGTTCATATCAATGCCCCAGGCCCAGAACTCACCGTTCCAAGTGTTGTACAGATTGTACATGTTGAAGTACGGTGATATGTATGGCTCAACACTGATTTTTTGATCTGCAGCCGCCCGGAGCACATGACTACAAGGGTAGCCCTCAAGCTTGGGCTTGTTACACGTGCACTCACATGACGTTGGGCCGAGGATGACAACTTGCTTTTTGGATCCTCTGTGGTGACCATTAACGTACTTGGCTCGCACATTGACCTCCCACTTATTCCTAAGTGCGTCCACTTTCCTGCACCCATGGCTTTGGGACTTCTTTGCTTTCTCGTCCAGATGTCTTTGCATCTTCTCGGACCATGGCTTGTTCAATTCAACTTGTGCTTTAGCCACGGTAACCCTGTCTGCAAAGTATGACAATGTTCGGTTCCAAGTTTCTTCAATTAGGATTGTGATAGGCAAGGCTCTCACCCCTTTAAGAACACCATTGTACACCTCTGACATGTTGCTGGTCATTATTCCATACCGAGCCCCGGTGTCGTGAGCCTGCGCCCACTTGGACAAATCAGGGCAATTCTCGTTGATCCACTGGCTCAAATTTATGGCCGTCCTTCGACCCCTCCGGTCTTCTCTCTGCGGCAAGGCAGCGCGCTCGATCTCACCATTGATACCTGCCCAGATGGCATTCATTTTGGCTTGAGTTTTCTGCATGCACATCCTCTTGAATAACTTGAACCAATCCTTATTCTTGAATTTGGAGTAAAAGTTTGCTGCCAAATGCCGCATGCACCACCTTCCCTCTAGATCAGGCCACCTCCACTCTTCTGACGACTGCTTAATTATGTCGAGAGCACTTAATAATCCTGTGTTGCGATCAGAGATGATGCAAACACCTGAACGCTCTTTCACGACACCCATCTTCACGCAGCTCGGGAACCACAACCAGCTATCTTTGTTCTCGCTCTCGACCAGTGCGTATGCAATAGGAAGAAGCTGATTATTTGCATCTGCTGCAATCGCCACCAATAGTGTGCCCTTATACTTTCCAGTGAGAAAGGTACCATCGACTGATAATACCGGGCGACAGTGCCTGAAGGCTTGTATAGTCTGGGCGAATGCCCAGAATAAGCGGTCCAGAATTAGCTCAGCCGGGTTCTTTGGGTTCTGACGTTCTCTCCGCCAAAATTGAATCCCCCTATTAGCACTTGCTATCTGATGAAGCATTCTGGGGGCATAAGAATAGGCCTCCTCATAGGTTCCATACAAGTTCTTGAATATATTTTTCTTCGCACGTCTAGCCTTGCTGTAGCTGACAGGGAAGCCAATCTGATCTTCTGCATCTTTTTGCAAAGCCCTTAAGCATCCTATAAGAGAGTGTAAATTGTTTATATATACAACACGAAGGATTCGGAAAATACGCACAACAAGATGCAAAGTGACGCCTTCTTGATCGTACCATATTTGATACGCTCAAATTTTGCACCATGTGTAAAGGTAGGTGTCTTTTCAATAAGTCGAAGTCAAGGAATTACTATTTCTGAAGAAATGTAGTCCGGATGTATTAGGACAAATTTCTACAGTACGAAGTTGAAGGATTAGGATCATTTGACCGAAGAAGCCAGATAAAACGAAAAAGTGCAGTGACAAGAATTGTTACTCTCATGCACAGTAGTATAACATACTAACAAGTGTTTACAGTCAACATCCAGCCGTTCCTCCCTGTCAGACATCGACAGTAAACAACAAGCAACAGCTCAGAAACGATGAACGGACCATCATTCATCGCTTCCTAAGAATCAGCGGCACGCCGCTCCCGGGCTCCACGGTCAACCTGAACACGGGTCGATGATCGTAGCTCGGCGAGAGCGCAAACTCAAACCTGGACAGCAGCAGCGATAGCACGACCTTGACCTCAACCATGGCGAGGTTCTGGCCGGCGCACGTCCGGGGACCCACGCCGAACGGCATGTACATGTGGTGGGGCTTGCAGGCGCGTGCTATGCCTCCGCCAAACCTTCCCGGATCAAACTTGTCACAGTCGGCGCCCCATGCCGAAGGGTCCCGGTGAGCCAGCATGATCGAAACCCTGATATTGGTGCCTTTCGGGATGTCGATGCCGCCAAGGTTCAGGTCCTCCAGAGCTTCCCGCGTGACAAAGGAGGCTGGCGGGTACAGGCGGAGGGTCTCCTGGATCACCATCGTTAGCTGTAGTAAAACCATGCTTCTTGTATTAGCACTTTGCACAAGTCAGTCACAAGGCAAGCAAAAGCTAATATGCATTCAGGTAGTTATCGGAGGTTTGTTACTCAGCAATACATACGTTTGTTCAGATCAAACATGCTAGTAGTATTGATCTtgttaaaacaaaacaaaacaaaaaaacctcatttacaAGAGGGAGGCTTGATCATACGTACCGTTTTCAATTTGCGTAGCTTGTCGAAGTCTAATGCTTCTCTATGACAAACGTCAAGGACTTCCGCCCGAGCGCGATCCTGCCATTCAGGGTGCGCCGCAAGAAGCATCAGGCACCACGCGGCAGTGCTCGAGGTTGTCTCATGTCCCGCGAAGTAGATGTTCTTGCAGTTGTCGACGATGAAATCCTCAGGTGTGCACGAAGAGAATGAAGCGGCTTTAGAACCCTCAATGATGGAGTGCAGAAAAAACTTATTTCGGGTGGCCGCTGAATCTTGTCCGTGCTTCTTGGCTATGTCCAAGATGAGGCTACGGATGCAACTCCCCAGGTTCCAAATCTCTCTGTTACTCTTTGTCGGTAAATATCTGTTTATTGCAGCAGCAAAATTCAAGCATATTTATTATCAAAAATAAGTACTCCTCTAAAAAAAAttgaaaaggaggaagaccccggcctctgcatctcggcgatgcatacagccattttattaattattaacacaagaccttacaaagtcatacaacaataagactaaagccaccgtctaagcaacatctgttgctactcctatccagatgatgaaggggcgctgatagtctgggcctaataccaaatagacctcgcagccaaacctaacatctaagacctgaggtcccaaccaggacgcctgccgggtatgggcacccaccagtccggcgtgctcctcaaccaggacgcctgccgggtatgaggcagcCGCAACCACCtgccatcaatccatcttcagagttgtactgctgcatgtaccttgcccggtctagctgccaccgacgccacatgacgccagacagcgtcgaccTCCTGCGCGTATCCATCATCGCACATCAGACGCCTAATCTACATGGCGCCATGCCATCGAGATCCGACACCATCAATGTGTATGATGAAGCACTGCTCCTCCTCTTGTCGCCTCCATCCATCACTTGCTCCAAAATGATGCCCCCACGAGGGAAAGCGATACTAAGAACGCCATCATCGTCCAATCCGGgagtcccagatctagggtttcccccggagcaccccgagtctgatgacgccaactgcaacgacgatgcctcgacaAGGAAACGACATcaaagacgccgccatcgtccgccatgaccatAGTCGGCGCGATTTTCATCAGCAGTTGTGCCACCGGGCATATGCCGCCAGCCTCGCTGGTCCCTTCAACCGTAGcaaactccaaaacgatgccctgaAGAGGGACTATGACGCAAAAGCACCGCCATCGCTCGATCCcatggagatctagggtttcccccggagttgCCCGAGTTGTCAAGGACCATTCAAGGATGGAGTCCCACAGATCCGTCCAGCTGCCGACATGTCGCACTTGCCATCGCGCCGACCGTGACCCGGagaccaagctcatgcctgggcccAGATCCAGCCGCGCCGCCGCGGATCTGGTCACGACGCCGCCGTCCCTGGCGACCGTGGCGTCCCAGATCTTGAAGTCGCCTGCCATGGGGTATGGGATCGCCGGAGCGCCGCCAGCCCCCGCCGTGACGTCCGGCCGCACGCCACGCTCTTGCCCGAGGGCGCCGGCCCGCGCCAGCTCCTCTCGAGCGGGAGGGCACctagtccccgccgccgccggcgacggcaAGGCTTTGCCTGGCCGCGCCCTCGGGCGGccgcgagggaggaggaggacgagagggGGGGTCGGGGGCGACGGGATCTGGGGCCTCCCAGCCACCGCACGAGGGCGACTCGGGCTACTGCTTTTTTTTAAAGCAAAACATGTGTCAAATCATGTTGGAGTAGTGGCTAGAAAAGAACAGTCCATCGGTGACACTGAACTTCGATATACTATAGTGTACTGTTATAGTTCATAATATCCAATCCTGTAGCTTTTCTATCTGTCTAACAGCTCTTCATTGAACATGGTACATGCACTTGCATGAAAATTGTAAAGCAttgcatttagaaaaaaataaacaTGATTTGTATTCAAATTAATCAAGTGGAAATAGGACATATATATCGAAGTGACCCTAAAATGAAT
Above is a window of Triticum dicoccoides isolate Atlit2015 ecotype Zavitan chromosome 5B, WEW_v2.0, whole genome shotgun sequence DNA encoding:
- the LOC119308451 gene encoding cytochrome P450 714C2-like, yielding MMMMILSPRQWLLLLPLVFLSTLLFSYLYTTLWLRPERLRQKLRSQGVKGPKPSFLFGNIPEMRRIQKLATPAQEEGAGPTDRFSSNYVATLFPYFLHWTRVYGSIYLYATGSIQTLHVIHPDMVKELASCKSLDLGKPSYLQKEHGALLGTGILTANGDLWVHQRKVIAPEFFMDKVKGMVNLMMDAALSMLNSWEEKVESEGGRAEIVVDEFLRNFSADVISRASFGSSFVEGKEIFYKIRQLQKAMAKRSMLIGVPGSRYLPTKSNREIWNLGSCIRSLILDIAKKHGQDSAATRNKFFLHSIIEGSKAASFSSCTPEDFIVDNCKNIYFAGHETTSSTAAWCLMLLAAHPEWQDRARAEVLDVCHREALDFDKLRKLKTLTMVIQETLRLYPPASFVTREALEDLNLGGIDIPKGTNIRVSIMLAHRDPSAWGADCDKFDPGRFGGGIARACKPHHMYMPFGVGPRTCAGQNLAMVEVKVVLSLLLSRFEFALSPSYDHRPVFRLTVEPGSGVPLILRKR